CGCCAGAATGTCCGATCGGAACTCTTgagtaactaaagttccttgagtgaataatgtaaactcactacaccggtatgttttagcgctttcgtggcgagtttactgacagatataagtaagaactttacactactttacattagaaatgacaacagcgcaggatgaatgtcccatataaagaagatagagaaaaagaagaaaagcttatcaactacggggtcgccacggactacaatggcggatgcgtgcacattttcaggacttatgcagatcccaaatacaattcaacaggtaccagaaggtaagaaaagctgcttttgcataatattgtgaaacaaagcgccagataatatgtcgtaccttatacacacaccatagtaattgaagcacagtacaatccatcaagcggtgcggctccaaagcttaccaaagtcatagtaaaacattttgatagatttctgaGCGCCGTGGGTAAggtttctatattctcaatggaacatataaaatgttggtgtggtTTACTTGactcatattgcagcctacagtatctcttatgtgtgactgtcatctaccggtcacacttatcatttcctcatgtaccaaataaaatagccttgaggtcggtaagcacaaaccaaattattccttacattaggtgcaccgggttataaggatcactgtcgagttttgagaaaatgaaaagattttaagtgcgccttatagtccgaaaaatatgttttgttgatattgttaaattgTCTTGTATTGTTATATTTACTGTGTATATTGTTCTATTGTTCACAGATATAATTGTCACTAaaaatattttgtgtctgtttgtCTAAAATCTTTAtgctgtattttttaaaataacatttctttttttgtaaatgtgTAAGTTTCAGCAATACAGAccgtgtatttaatttgtgttggATTGACACCAAAGTGTTTAGCATCACCCACCCCAATTAGTTACTGCTTTCTTTGGGTTATTAGTGGTCCCATTGTTTATACAGGTTGAAATATTGCAGGCAGTCTTTAGTTAAATGACTTATCcaatctctgctttttgcaataCTGGACAACACGTAATTCACTCCTTTGTTGTGGTCATATTTCTCTGTTCACAAGGTTGTGTCGTGGTAATAGTGACAAAGTTTTTGTGACCCACAGTTCTTGTGTGTATAGTCAAAAGAGGGGCAGTAGAGGACTTTGTGACCTCGTTCAAGAGCCGCTTATGGCCAGAGATTTTGTGATACTGTTTGGAAAGTCACTAGTGCTGTCTTTGGATCCACGCATTAAAAGTTGTCTCACTTCCTCTTCATCATGGAGTGAGTGTTTGCCACAATGTGTGTTCCACCAGGTCCGATGCTAGAAGAgatgagtaaaaaacaaaaaagtgagttactgtgtgttaaaatgtaataaaggaGAAGGTCACCACTAGACAAATTATTAACATGAATTAACTGTGATGTATTGCTAACCAGTGGATGGATGGGACTTTTTCATTTGACTCACATTAAGTTCAAATCCTGTTTAACGAGTATAATGTTTTACAATTTACAACGTTGGATACTACAATTCCACTGTTTGAACaattaatttgaatatttttggaaATAACACAAGCTTGGAAAATATAGCTGTGGCATATTGCCATTGGGCTTTTAGCCTGACAAGTAATGGTCACAATAGCAAAAATGATAACAAGCCACTCAATACATTTCACTGTTTTATTTACTTTGAATGTTCTTTTGTTCAATTCAATGCAGGTTTGTGGTGAAATTGTTAAATACTGATAGCAATCACTTGTATTAACTGAaaattgtttaatttatttaaggCGAGTGTATTGGCCGTTTAACAATATGAGCACAATATTTCAACTCGTTCCTTATTTTCTTCATCTGTGGGTAAAACGTTCAGGcttatcctccagtgataatattacTTCATTAATGACGCTTAAGATACAcaaaaatgcagtttatttgccgtaATTGAGGCTGAAGTGTTCGCTGCTGGTCAGCTTGCggattaaaaataaatagtgtcagCCAGAGGAGATTGCCGTTTGTGATTGCAGCAATAGCGATCAAATACTTTTTCACGATTGATCATCAAATCCTTAGTGATACGGACAACAAACTGTCAATTTGACTTACATTCAAAGTAGAAATACATTTACTTTAAACACCTAGTGTAACATATGTAAATGTAACATTACAAATGTtaacattgaaaataaaacagagaTTTGAACTGAGTGTACAACTTGGTCTGAAGTATATCCCCTATATATAATATTCAGAAATACATAGAAATAAATATATAAGTCATTCAATATTTTGGTTGTTTGATTTTTTCGTTGCAGAACATAGCATTCGTCACTAATCAATGTAATAATAGTTCATGTGCGTAGTATATTCGATGGTATTTTCCATTCGATCATTCCATGTTTTTCTCAACTATTTATCTCTGTAATatttatctccgtaatatcgctaaaattcgctcctttttgtccactaaagacgccgagatcattatccatgcgtttgttacgtctcgtctcgattactgtaacgtattattttcgggtctccccatgtctagcattaaaagattacagttggtacaaaatgcggctgctagacttttgacaagaacaagaaagtttgatcacattacgcctgtactggctcacctgcactggcttcctgtgcacttaagatgtgactttaaggttttactaattacgtataaaatactacacggtctagctccagcctatcttgccgattgtattgtaccatatgtcccggcaagaaatctgcgttcaaaagactccggcttattagtgattcctagagcccaaaaaaagtctgcgggctatagagcgttttccgttcgggctccagtactctggaatgccctcccggtaacagttcgagatgctacctcagtagaagcatttaagtctcaccttaaaactcatctgtatactctagcctttaaatagacctcctttttagaccagttgatctgccgcttcttttctttctcctatgtccccccctcccttgtggagggggtccggtccgatgaccatggatgaagtactggctgtccagagtcgagacccaggatggaccgctcgtccggacccaggatggaccgctcgcctgtatcaattggggacatctctacactgctgatccgcctccgcttgagatggtctcctgtggacgggactctcgctgctgtcttggatccgctttggactgaactctcgcggctgtgttggagccactatggattgaactttcgcagcatcatgttagacccgctcgacatccattgctttcggtcccctagagcggggggttttgcccacatctgaggtcctctccaaggtttctcatagtcagtattgtcactggcgtcccactggatgtgaattctccctgcccactgggtgtgagttttccttgcccttttgtgggttcttccgaggatgttgtagtcgtaatgatttgtgcagtcctttgagacatttgtgatttggggctatataaataaacattgattgattgattgatcccacTCTTTATATGTACAAATATCATATTGCAGGGATGTTACTGACGTCACCTCCAGCCCAATGAATACTGGTGGTGGTGAAGCTAGCTCTGTTTTAATGGGTACTCATTGCCATATAGCCTTTCTCGAAGACGAAATGCCCAatgcttgttttgttttcagCTGTGTGAACAGTTTAAATTGCGGAATGGACAAacatttcttcagagttcctcaagAGGTTATCAAAAAGGGCGGAAAAGTACCAGATTTGTGTAAACGACGACGAGAAAATCATGCAGCTCACACTCTCGTCCTAGCGAACAGTGTCGGAAAATGGATGAGTTAGCAGTGATCCTTTATATATGCTTTTAACAgttattatttcccatttaagtattatcgtgatattatttgtatttcttaaacacatgtttgctaggagtgtttcgaaaagcaccaacttggcgtgtctaaataaaagaaagcaaatctGAGCAAAACAAGGCAACAATCATATATGAAGCTTTCAGCATATACACAATGTAGACATctacagttatattttgataaagacgggggaAAACACGCTACTTGTAAACGGCGCATGCTACAGCAACAAACATGGGAGCTTAGACGCGAAGTTAAATAATGAAATGCAACCTCACTCcagcaaaaacgatgcatatttatccgggGAGAGTCTTGATAACAATATCCTTGACTCAGTCTCACACAAATAAGTTGTAAACCACCaggcttttccaagttttcatctgttttgtcgtgtaaaaTGGCGCAACTAACTCTTGATATCAATGGACAAATCTtattttgataaagtatagggatctGTTCCATTgcacaggggcggcatagctcggttggtagagtggccgtgccagcaacttgagggttgcaggttcgattcccgcttgtgccatcctagttagtgccgttgtgtccttgggcaagacactttacccacctgctcccggtgccacccacactggtttgaatgtaacttagatattgggtgtcactatgtaaagcgctttgagtcacttgagaaaagcgctatataaatataattcacttcacacttcacttgatgtgttgctcgtatctgctttttgcaggaacaTTTAAGCCTCTTTTGTGCGCTGCTTGCCgtacaacagccatcttagcTTGGTCAAcaaccactggttttcacttacGGGAAGAAGTCATGTGACGGAATACCAGCAATAATGTTAAATtccttgtttgtgtgtgtattgctACATTCATTGCTTAAATGTTACAATATCTTCAAGTTTACATGATAAAGCACATCAACACTTGTAGTCAAATGTTTAGCACAATCAGCAAGAATACTGTTTCTTACTTGTTCAAGCTTTGTGTTCTCAAACTCCTCCAACTGACGTAAGAAGCCCAGGTTGGGTCTTGCACATGGCCGGGCTGCCCTGACTGCTGCTAGAGATTCTACCCAACCGTGACCTGTCACGGTCATGATATAGGCCACCACCAGTGTCACACTACGGGAAACCCCTGCCACACTGGGACAAAGGAGCAGTCATATATTCAGACATGTAGCTTTTGGTAGCTGTCTTTGCTTGCACTGACTTACCAATGGACAAGGCAGCCCTCTCCTTTCACTCTAGATTTGTGCATGAATATGATACTGTCTCTGAAGTACTGAATCCTAGCAAAAtcaagacattaaaaaaaaaaaaaaacacaaaattgtgATAGCTGCAagttattttatatgtattatatttgATTTGatgaacataaaaaaatattctattttCCAATACATACTCCCCCACCTCTCacaaataaatatactgtataaaaaaataataataataataaaaaatacacattatatatatattagggctgtgaatctttgggtgtcccacgattcgattcaatatcgattcttggggtcacgattcaataatatatcgattttttcgattcaattcaattctcgattcaaaaacgatatttttccgattcaaaactattctgtattcattcaatacataggatttcagcaggatctaccccagtctgctgacatgctagcagagtagtagattttttttttttaaaagcttttataattgtaaaggacaatgttttgtcaactgattgcaataatgtaaatttgttttaactattaaatgaaccaaaaatatgacttattttatctttgtgaaaacattggacacagtgtgttgtcaagcttatgagatgcgatgcaagtgtaagccactgtgacactattgttcttttttattatttttataaatgtctaatgataatgtcagtgagggattttaaatcactgctatgctgaaattataattaatattgatactgttgttgataatattaatttttgtttcaccgcttttggtttgttctttgtcgtgtttgtgtctcctctcaattgctctgtttattgcagttctgagtgttgctgggtcaggtttggttttggaattggattgcattgttatggtattgctgtgtagaggtttgttggattgattaaaaaaaattaaaacaattaaaaataaaataaaataaaaattagaaaaataaaattcgatttttaaaaaaataagaattgattctaaatcgcacaacgtaaacgattcgattcgtattcgaattgatttttccccacatccctaatatatatatatatatatatatatgtatatatataaaatagtaatattttatataataagagtacaaaccccgtttccatatgagttgggaaattgtgttagatgtaaatataaacggaatacaatgatttgcaaatccatttcaaaccatattcaattgaatgcactacaaagacaagatatttgatgttcaaacgcataaactttattttttatttttttgcaaataataattaacttagaaaacgtgccaaagtagttgggaaagggcatgtttaccactgtgtcacatcaccttttcttttaacaacactcaataaacgtttgggaactgaggaaactaattgttgaagcttagaaagtggaattctttcccattcttgttttatgtacagcttcagtcgttcaacagtccggggtctccgctgtcgtattttacccttcataatgcgccacacattttcgaagccacgctgttgtaacacttgctgaatgtggcttggcattgttttgctgaaataagcaggggggtccatgaataagatagcgcttagatggcagcatgtgttgtttcaaaacctgtatgcacctttcagcattaatggtgccttcacagatgtgtaagttacccatgctttgggcactaatgcacccccataccagaacagatactggcttttgaactttgcgtcgataacagtctggatggttcgcttcccctttagtccagatgacacgatgtcgaataattccaaaaacaatttgaaatgtgaactcgtcacaccgcagaacacttttccactttgcatcagtccatcttagatgatctcgggcccagagaagctggcggcgtttctggaagttgttgataaatggctttcgctttgcatagtagagctttaacttgcacttatatatgtagcgacgaattgtatatagtgatagtggttttctgaagtgttcctgagcccatgtggtgatctcctttagagattgatttcggtttttgatacacaGGGA
This genomic stretch from Nerophis ophidion isolate RoL-2023_Sa linkage group LG22, RoL_Noph_v1.0, whole genome shotgun sequence harbors:
- the LOC133540807 gene encoding dual specificity protein phosphatase 22-B-like isoform X3; its protein translation is MLEISKMPVTRICWCSTTSPTSCPSTMQLHLCSRIQYFRDSIIFMHKSRVKGEGCLVHCVAGVSRSVTLVVAYIMTVTGHGWVESLAAVRAARPCARPNLGFLRQLEEFENTKLEQHRTWWNTHCGKHSLHDEEEVRQLLMRGSKDSTSDFPNSITKSLAISGS
- the LOC133540807 gene encoding dual specificity protein phosphatase 22-B-like isoform X1, which gives rise to MGNGINKVLPDLYVGNIKDARDKDLLVQHNITHILSVHDAAAPVFEDMTYLCISAADHRRQNLIQYFRDSIIFMHKSRVKGEGCLVHCVAGVSRSVTLVVAYIMTVTGHGWVESLAAVRAARPCARPNLGFLRQLEEFENTKLEQHRTWWNTHCGKHSLHDEEEVRQLLMRGSKDSTSDFPNSITKSLAISGS
- the LOC133540807 gene encoding dual specificity protein phosphatase 22-B-like isoform X2; translation: MASIRFFQIFMLEISKMPVTRICWCSTTSPTSCPSTMQLHLCSRIQYFRDSIIFMHKSRVKGEGCLVHCVAGVSRSVTLVVAYIMTVTGHGWVESLAAVRAARPCARPNLGFLRQLEEFENTKLEQHRTWWNTHCGKHSLHDEEEVRQLLMRGSKDSTSDFPNSITKSLAISGS